A stretch of Mytilus edulis chromosome 11, xbMytEdul2.2, whole genome shotgun sequence DNA encodes these proteins:
- the LOC139496273 gene encoding uncharacterized protein isoform X2: MIFKGVTKLAIGGAAVYVTVDQGVWKNSQQASKAAEKVRNNVLSATNEYSKQIVTTVKKGINEDIPKSWNSGVQLTFSTLAETPEYSKKALVSTKDLVKKQLGP, encoded by the exons aggaGTGACAAAGCTTGCCATTGGTGGGGCTGCTGTCTATGTAACCGTGGACCAAGGAGTATGGAAAAACTCTCAACAGGCCAGCAAGGCTGCAGAAAAAGTCAGAAATAATGTGTTATCTGCAACAAATGAATACAGCAAACAG attgtGACAACTGTCAAGAAAGGTATAAACGAAGATATACCAAAGTCATGGAATTCAG GTGTACAGCTTACATTCAGCACTCTTGCAGAAACTCCAGAATATAGCAAAAAAGCTTTGGTATCAACAAAAGATTTAGTGAAAAAACAGTTGGGACCATAA